A single window of Pectobacterium parmentieri DNA harbors:
- a CDS encoding MFS transporter — protein MTLNQHAHPRRLNRQDYKTLSLAALGGALEFYDFIIFVFFAAVIGDLFFPPDIPEWLRQVQTFGIFAAGYLARPLGGIIMAHFGDKSGRKKMFSLSILLMALPTLAMGLLPTYEAIGIAAPLLLLFMRVLQGAAIGGEVPGAWVFVAEHVPRARIGFACGTLTAGLTMGILLGSLIATLLNTVLTPEQMSGGGWRLPFFIGGVFGLVAMYLRRWLQETPIFMEMQTQKKLAEELPLKSVVLNHKRAIVVSMLLTWLLSACIVVVILMAPTYLQKVHGIPAALALQANCLATIALMVGCVGSGLLVDRFGASKLFMLGSLSLAACSWFFYSSAASSTILLFVSYAIVGLSVGVVGGVPYVMVRAFPAAVRFSGISFSYNVSYAIFGGLTPVFVTLIMKVTPMAPAFYVLTLAAVGLLLGVYLQRDLDADSHTSADNNARDRSPVEV, from the coding sequence ATGACGCTGAATCAACATGCCCATCCTCGTCGGCTGAACCGGCAGGATTATAAAACGCTGTCTCTGGCTGCACTGGGTGGCGCGCTAGAGTTTTATGATTTTATTATTTTTGTTTTCTTTGCCGCGGTTATTGGCGATCTCTTCTTCCCGCCAGATATTCCTGAATGGCTGCGGCAGGTACAGACGTTCGGTATTTTTGCCGCAGGCTATCTGGCCCGTCCGCTTGGGGGCATCATCATGGCCCACTTTGGCGATAAAAGCGGACGTAAGAAAATGTTCAGCCTGAGTATATTGCTGATGGCATTGCCAACGCTGGCAATGGGTCTGCTACCGACCTATGAAGCCATTGGTATTGCGGCTCCGCTTTTACTGCTTTTTATGCGTGTACTCCAAGGTGCGGCAATTGGCGGGGAAGTTCCTGGTGCATGGGTCTTCGTTGCCGAGCATGTGCCTCGCGCCCGCATTGGGTTTGCCTGCGGTACGTTAACCGCCGGGTTGACGATGGGGATTCTGCTGGGCTCGCTGATCGCGACGCTACTGAATACCGTGCTCACGCCTGAGCAGATGTCGGGCGGCGGTTGGCGTCTGCCGTTCTTCATCGGCGGGGTCTTTGGCCTTGTGGCGATGTATCTGCGCCGCTGGTTACAGGAAACGCCCATTTTTATGGAAATGCAGACGCAGAAAAAACTGGCAGAAGAGTTGCCGTTGAAATCGGTCGTCTTAAATCATAAACGTGCGATTGTGGTTTCAATGCTGCTGACCTGGCTGCTGTCTGCGTGCATTGTCGTTGTTATTCTGATGGCGCCGACCTACCTGCAAAAAGTCCACGGTATTCCTGCTGCGCTGGCATTGCAGGCGAACTGTCTCGCAACGATTGCGCTGATGGTGGGTTGCGTCGGCTCAGGGCTGTTGGTTGATCGCTTTGGTGCCAGCAAACTGTTTATGCTGGGCAGCCTGTCGCTGGCTGCATGTAGTTGGTTCTTTTACAGTTCGGCGGCAAGCAGTACGATATTGCTCTTTGTCAGCTATGCGATTGTAGGGCTCAGCGTTGGTGTGGTGGGGGGCGTGCCTTATGTCATGGTGCGGGCGTTTCCGGCTGCCGTGCGGTTCTCGGGGATCTCTTTTTCCTACAACGTTTCCTATGCCATTTTCGGTGGCCTGACACCCGTTTTTGTCACGCTGATTATGAAGGTAACGCCAATGGCTCCGGCATTCTATGTCCTGACGTTGGCCGCAGTGGGATTGCTGTTGGGTGTTTATTTACAACGCGATCTGGATGCTGACTCGCATACTTCTGCGGATAATAACGCGCGCGATCGTTCACCTGTCGAAGTTTAA